From one Cupriavidus oxalaticus genomic stretch:
- a CDS encoding PLP-dependent aminotransferase family protein, which produces MRSICGDLLLQRLGPEGPAALARPINRSLYECIRAAILDGSLGPQTRLPPSRDLAAELGLSRNTVMFAYEQLLAEGYVHARTGSGTFVAATAPEAYLNAKAAEAKSAQAPSMPGLSPRGAELLANASASPSQWGAFMPGVPDVTRFPRRRYAQIAARLWRNPVPAWLSYCHGGGLPALREAVAAHLRVARSVQCDASQVLITEGIHQGIDLVVRLLGMPGEQAWVEEPSYWGIRGLLQMSGIHMVPVPVDEEGLTIPAQHHSGPCPAPRFIFVTPSHQYPLGAVMSLNRRRALLEYARSHGSWIVEDDYDSEFRFSGHPIPSLQGMQTEAPVIYIGTFSKTLFPGLRMGYMVLPRTLADAFQTAHSELYRAGHLVTQATVAEFMHAGDFAAHIRRMRLLYGRRRAILADLIERYLGANALHRYGSNAGLHLVLCLPDDADDVAIAQEAGRRGILVRPLSRYFLGNVVQRGLLLGYAGVPEEEIGPAFEILLGCLGDKGPSRGRRSA; this is translated from the coding sequence TTGAGATCGATCTGTGGCGACCTGCTCCTTCAGCGCCTGGGACCGGAGGGCCCGGCAGCGCTTGCGAGGCCGATCAACCGCAGCCTCTACGAATGCATCCGCGCTGCCATCCTCGATGGCAGCCTCGGTCCGCAGACCCGCCTGCCGCCCTCACGTGACCTTGCGGCCGAACTTGGGCTATCGCGCAATACGGTGATGTTTGCGTATGAGCAACTGCTGGCTGAAGGCTATGTACACGCTCGCACCGGCAGCGGCACTTTTGTTGCCGCCACCGCGCCAGAGGCATATCTCAATGCCAAGGCTGCCGAGGCAAAGAGTGCACAGGCCCCATCGATGCCAGGGCTGTCGCCGCGCGGCGCCGAATTGCTGGCCAACGCGTCGGCATCGCCATCGCAGTGGGGGGCTTTCATGCCTGGCGTGCCGGACGTGACGCGCTTCCCGCGCAGGCGCTACGCCCAGATTGCGGCGCGCCTATGGCGCAATCCGGTGCCCGCGTGGCTCAGTTATTGCCATGGCGGAGGCCTGCCTGCCTTGCGCGAAGCTGTAGCCGCGCATTTGAGGGTAGCGCGGTCGGTGCAATGCGATGCTTCGCAGGTGTTGATTACCGAGGGCATCCATCAGGGCATCGATTTGGTGGTCCGGTTGCTCGGGATGCCGGGTGAACAGGCGTGGGTGGAGGAGCCCAGCTACTGGGGGATTCGCGGCTTGCTGCAGATGAGCGGCATCCACATGGTGCCGGTGCCCGTCGACGAGGAAGGCCTGACGATTCCGGCGCAGCACCACAGTGGGCCATGCCCGGCACCCAGGTTTATCTTCGTAACGCCGTCGCACCAGTATCCGCTCGGTGCCGTGATGAGCCTGAACCGGCGGCGGGCGCTTCTCGAATATGCCCGCAGCCACGGTAGCTGGATCGTCGAAGACGACTATGACAGCGAATTCCGTTTTTCCGGGCATCCGATTCCGTCACTGCAGGGCATGCAGACGGAGGCTCCGGTCATCTACATTGGTACGTTCAGCAAGACGCTGTTCCCCGGCCTGCGCATGGGCTACATGGTATTGCCACGGACCCTGGCTGATGCCTTCCAGACCGCGCATTCAGAACTGTACCGCGCCGGCCACCTGGTGACGCAAGCCACCGTGGCTGAGTTCATGCACGCAGGTGACTTTGCTGCCCACATCCGCAGGATGCGGCTGCTGTATGGTCGTCGCCGCGCCATCCTCGCGGACCTGATTGAGCGCTATCTCGGGGCCAATGCACTGCACCGGTATGGCAGCAACGCGGGGTTGCACCTGGTCCTGTGCCTGCCGGACGATGCGGACGACGTCGCCATTGCGCAGGAGGCCGGCCGTCGCGGCATCTTGGTGAGGCCCTTGTCACGCTATTTCCTGGGCAATGTGGTGCAGCGTGGACTGCTGCTGGGCTATGCGGGTGTGCCAGAGGAGGAGATCGGGCCTGCGTTCGAAATCCTGCTTGGCTGCCTTGGTGATAAAGGTCCGTCGAGGGGGCGACGTTCAGCGTAA
- a CDS encoding 4-aminobutyrate--2-oxoglutarate transaminase — MKNLELNQRRALATPRGVAVMCDFYAELAENATLWDVEGREYTDFACGIAVLNTGHRHPRVIHAVASQLQRFTHTAYQIVPYESYVSLAERINALVPIGGLKKTALFTTGAEAVENAIKIARAHTGRAGVIAFSGGFHGRTLLGMALTGKVAPYKVGFGPFPADVYHAPFPCELHGVSSEKSMQALESLFKTDVDPQRVAAIIIEPVQGEGGFHPAPMDFMQKLRVLCDRHGILLLADEVQTGFARTGKMFAMSHYTVQPDLITMAKSLAGGMPLSAVCGRAEVMDAALPGGLGGTYAGNPLAVAAAHAVIDVIEEERLCERATALGKQLKSALEQAADGCPAIADIRGLGSMIAVEFHDPETGEPSAEIAKLVQQRALAAGLILLSCGTYGNTIRFLYPLTIPQAQFDAALAVLTQVLAGLAG; from the coding sequence TTGAAGAATCTCGAACTAAACCAGCGCCGCGCCCTCGCCACGCCGCGCGGCGTCGCTGTGATGTGTGACTTCTATGCAGAGCTTGCCGAGAATGCAACGCTGTGGGACGTGGAAGGCCGCGAATATACCGACTTTGCCTGCGGCATTGCCGTACTCAACACCGGCCATCGCCATCCGCGTGTGATACATGCGGTGGCCTCGCAGCTCCAGCGCTTTACCCACACGGCCTACCAGATCGTGCCATATGAAAGCTACGTCAGCCTGGCTGAGCGCATCAACGCACTGGTGCCGATCGGCGGCCTGAAGAAGACCGCGCTGTTCACTACCGGCGCTGAAGCGGTGGAAAACGCCATCAAGATCGCCAGGGCGCATACCGGGCGCGCAGGCGTCATAGCATTCTCCGGCGGCTTCCATGGCCGAACCCTGCTCGGCATGGCGCTGACCGGAAAGGTTGCGCCTTACAAGGTCGGCTTCGGCCCGTTCCCGGCGGACGTGTATCACGCGCCGTTCCCCTGCGAACTCCACGGCGTGAGTTCCGAAAAGTCGATGCAGGCGCTGGAGTCCCTGTTCAAGACCGATGTGGATCCGCAGCGCGTCGCCGCCATCATCATTGAGCCCGTCCAGGGCGAGGGTGGCTTCCACCCGGCACCGATGGACTTCATGCAAAAGCTTCGCGTGCTGTGCGACCGGCACGGCATCCTGCTGCTCGCCGACGAAGTGCAGACGGGATTCGCCCGCACGGGCAAGATGTTCGCGATGTCGCACTACACGGTGCAGCCAGATCTGATCACCATGGCCAAGAGCCTCGCCGGCGGCATGCCACTCTCCGCGGTCTGTGGCCGTGCCGAGGTCATGGATGCAGCGCTCCCCGGAGGTCTGGGCGGCACCTACGCTGGCAACCCGTTGGCGGTAGCTGCCGCGCATGCCGTGATCGATGTTATCGAGGAAGAACGGCTATGTGAGCGCGCCACGGCGCTGGGCAAGCAACTGAAGTCAGCGCTGGAGCAAGCCGCCGACGGCTGCCCGGCGATCGCTGATATCCGTGGGCTAGGCTCGATGATCGCGGTGGAGTTCCATGACCCCGAAACCGGCGAGCCGAGCGCGGAGATTGCCAAACTGGTACAGCAGCGCGCCCTCGCCGCCGGACTGATCCTGCTGAGTTGCGGCACGTATGGCAACACGATCCGCTTCCTCTATCCACTCACCATCCCGCAAGCACAATTCGATGCCGCACTCGCGGTGCTGACGCAAGTGCTGGCCGGGCTGGCCGGATAA
- a CDS encoding NAD-dependent succinate-semialdehyde dehydrogenase, with product MRLQQPALLCNACLIDGEWAQAASGAVLHVHNPATHELVGTVPDCGAAETQQAVDAAARALPAWRDLTGKARAAVLRRWADLMLAHQEDLAQIMTAEQGKPLAEARGEVAYAASFLEWFGEEAKRVDGDVLSSPRPSQRLLVLRQPVGVCAAITPWNFPAAMITRKAGPALAAGCTMIVKPAEQTPLTALALAVLAQEAGVPRGVLQVVTGDPVQIGNVLCASPVVRKLSFTGSTAIGKLLMSQCAGTVKKLSLELGGNAPLIVFDDADLDRAVDGILASKFRNSGQTCVCANRVYVHESIYDEVASRLVRAVGALSVGHGIDRGVTQGPLIDADAVAKVEGHIADAVRHGARVLIGGRRHALGGTFFEPTVLANATAGMRVAREETFGPLAPLFRFRDDQEVIAMANDTESGLAAYFFSRDIGRIWRVAEALEYGMVGINTGLISNEVAPFGGVKQSGLGREGSRYGIDEYLEMKYLCMDFD from the coding sequence ATGCGACTCCAACAACCCGCACTGCTGTGCAATGCCTGCCTGATCGACGGCGAATGGGCACAAGCCGCGAGCGGTGCCGTGCTGCATGTACATAACCCGGCCACGCACGAGCTGGTTGGCACCGTCCCGGACTGCGGCGCTGCAGAGACGCAGCAGGCAGTAGATGCCGCGGCTCGCGCGCTACCGGCCTGGCGCGACCTGACCGGCAAGGCCCGCGCCGCGGTGCTGCGACGCTGGGCCGACCTGATGCTGGCCCATCAGGAGGACCTGGCGCAGATCATGACCGCCGAGCAAGGCAAGCCGCTCGCGGAGGCGCGCGGCGAAGTCGCCTACGCGGCGTCCTTCCTGGAATGGTTCGGCGAAGAGGCCAAGCGCGTCGATGGCGATGTCCTGTCAAGCCCGCGTCCCAGCCAGAGGCTGCTTGTGCTGCGCCAGCCAGTAGGCGTTTGCGCGGCGATCACGCCCTGGAACTTCCCGGCTGCCATGATCACCCGCAAGGCCGGCCCTGCGCTTGCAGCGGGATGCACGATGATCGTGAAGCCAGCGGAGCAGACGCCGCTGACCGCCCTGGCGCTCGCCGTGCTGGCCCAGGAAGCCGGCGTGCCGCGCGGGGTACTGCAGGTGGTCACCGGCGACCCCGTGCAGATCGGCAACGTACTCTGCGCAAGCCCGGTGGTGCGCAAGCTGAGCTTCACCGGCTCGACCGCCATCGGCAAGCTGCTGATGTCGCAATGCGCCGGCACCGTCAAGAAGCTGTCGCTGGAACTCGGTGGCAACGCACCCTTGATCGTGTTTGATGATGCAGACCTGGACCGCGCCGTCGATGGCATACTGGCGTCGAAGTTCCGCAACAGCGGCCAGACCTGCGTTTGCGCCAATCGCGTCTATGTCCATGAGTCCATCTATGATGAGGTGGCAAGCCGGCTGGTCCGGGCCGTTGGCGCGCTGTCGGTAGGCCATGGCATCGACCGCGGTGTAACGCAAGGCCCTCTGATCGATGCTGATGCCGTCGCCAAGGTGGAAGGCCATATCGCCGATGCGGTCAGGCATGGCGCCCGCGTGTTGATCGGTGGCCGGCGCCACGCGCTTGGAGGCACCTTCTTCGAACCTACTGTGCTGGCCAATGCCACCGCAGGCATGCGGGTCGCGCGCGAGGAAACCTTCGGTCCGCTTGCCCCCCTGTTCCGGTTCCGGGACGACCAGGAAGTTATCGCGATGGCCAATGACACCGAATCCGGGCTCGCCGCTTACTTCTTCTCTCGGGACATCGGCAGGATATGGCGCGTGGCTGAGGCCCTGGAATACGGCATGGTCGGCATCAATACCGGACTGATCTCGAACGAAGTCGCACCATTCGGCGGCGTCAAGCAATCCGGGCTTGGGCGCGAAGGCTCGCGCTATGGCATTGATGAGTACCTGGAAATGAAGTACCTCTGTATGGACTTCGACTGA
- a CDS encoding DUF883 family protein, giving the protein MSNSGGALREIDSLMVPPTTAAGEPAASPGKIEERLKKAKKKVADVQYVVVEKSRHTARVADDYVHERPWTAIGVAAAVGVLIGWLIDRR; this is encoded by the coding sequence ATGTCGAATTCTGGTGGCGCCCTGCGCGAAATTGACAGCCTGATGGTCCCCCCCACCACTGCCGCCGGCGAGCCGGCAGCTTCACCGGGAAAGATTGAAGAACGCCTGAAGAAGGCGAAGAAGAAGGTCGCGGACGTGCAGTACGTTGTCGTGGAAAAAAGCCGCCACACGGCCCGCGTCGCAGACGACTATGTTCATGAACGCCCCTGGACAGCCATCGGCGTCGCCGCCGCCGTCGGCGTACTCATCGGCTGGCTTATCGACAGGAGATAA